Sequence from the Rhinatrema bivittatum chromosome 6, aRhiBiv1.1, whole genome shotgun sequence genome:
aaaggcaacactgaaaaccCGGAAATTGTCCGTAATTTCATCCTCAGAATAGCCCCACACTGACTGCCGCCTGCAGGGTGCGCTTTAACCAATCCCCAGGTCTCTTTTTCTTCCCGCCTGGAACAGCGCAGCCAATCACTTATTGCCGTTGCGGCTGCTGCTGTGTGGGAAATGCCGCTGGGCACGCTGCGCGTGCAAGACGGCCTCGCAGAGCACGTGTGCTCTCAGGGCTGGCTGGAAGTGCGCTTGCACGGCACGCATAAGCCCTTCTCTCAGCCCCCACCCATCCAGCCTTCAGCCTTGTCCCTGTCTCCCCCAACTGTCCTGTCCCGTGCAGGACCACCTTCTGCCATCGCCTTATCTACCTCTCTGGCCAAtgtaagatcatcagatacgatcaccccccagatcctgctcttgttttgtgtactgaagaatttcaccccctacaTTATACctctcccttgagtttttgcagccctgcattttttttttttagcattaaatcttatctgCCAGACTCTATAGACAATTCCTCAAGCCTCAGTAGATCCCTCCTCGTGTTTTTCACACACCTTCCAGGGTTTATacactgttgcagattttggtatcattcacTAAAAAGCAAACCTTCCCGATAGACTTCTGCAATATTGCTagtggggaattctgcacaaaatctgTTTTGCAAAGTGGTGCAGAGTTCCCCTAGGAGAGGTTGATATTCATACGCCAGATAGGCGGATAAGTAGGACGTATCCGGCTATCTAGCGGCCGCTAAATATCCAGTTATATGGGGAACTTATCTTGACATTGCAGTTCTCTTCAATAGATCAGAAAGATGGAACGAAAAACTGCCGCAATTGTCTTCAATAGATCTGAAAGACGGGACAAAAAACCGCGGACGTTGGCCAATCTTTCGCCGACTTGGCTACCTCAGGGCGGACCTCTACAAATAAACTGTCCCATGAATGCTTcatattgttaaatgtaactttgcctcttctgtTTGCTCTATTGTTAAATGGCTGTTAAGAGTGTTAtcccctagttccatgtaaaccgatttgatatgacaagtgtcatgaaggtcggtatataaaataaataaataaataaataaatatcaaatatgACCAAAATCATTAATAATTTTGCAGTAACAAATCCTCTCTATATACTCACATTTGTCTCTGATCCAAACACACTTCTGGTCGGAGCTACGCTCTCATACGTTATTGTGAACTACTGTCATATAACAGCAACGCATGCGCCATATCTAAAACCCAAGTTGAAGCGGGAAAATTGCTAATCAATCAATTGAAAATTATTCATCttacacattaaaaaaaggagaaaacataaaaacaatttttgGAGATTAAAGATGGATGGAGGTTTTTGACCAATGATTGAAGAAACCATGACATTAAGCTTTGGCTAATGTGTCATGCTAtaattctgaggtcttttcctcctatcCTTACATATTAGAATCCAATATAATTCTCACAGTAAGTTCTAAGATTGATGTGAAAGATTTCTTCGGGGTTCTAAGTGTCTTTCTTTCACTGGCCTGGTACGTTCTCTTTTGAATACTACAAAATGTTGACCAAATCTGCATTTATGATACATTATTTTTGGCCCTCTCATAGTTTAGGGCTTATTTGTCATGTCTTAATGACTAAagagaatttttctcttttcctttatttaATCCATATTTTAAGCATTGATCCTAATCATGTTTTATATATGCAAATTAAGTGCTGAGCGTGCAAACATCTTTAGCTCGATCAAACCCTGGGTTAAGGAAGCTGTTGTTGCAAAAGGCTACTTGAGGCCTAAGATTACTTAAAAGCACTACAAACGTTTCTGGCTGAGTCTGAGGAAAACGTTTCCTGTTCGacaaattcaagaaatataattcCATCATAATAGTTAACCAtactgatacaaaaaaaaaatcccctcaccaaatacaaaataagtgaccacaaattagaaagagaatcATGGAGACAAAATCTGGCTTGGAAATCCCCCAAAAGCCAGATTCTGCCTGCAGTAAAACaccaaagaaaaacattttccctgtactgtaaaaatatagaaatattctGATACACATGTCCCAAAAATGATAGAGAAAACCAAATTCTTCCCACTTTCTATCTGAGAAAAACAGACACAATAGCAGTCTCCCTCTCCTGCCCTctcagtccccagcagtcgtgcCCCCCAgtacctctcccctcccagtcctcaGCAGAGTCACACGCagtaaaaaaatgcaaaaaaacccagaaatatCATCAATCCCCATAAAACaagatcaagaaatataaatcaatcataatagtaaaccatattaataaaaacaatatttcaaaacagatgatgaatagagCATCTAATAAAAAATAAGGATAGAaacaactttaaacatttcccaaagatcaattaaatatttcaaaatagcagacaaatcaaatgacacccaataattaaaactactaaggataaaaaaatgtgttCCTTCTTCCATactgggaccttttgatttccagtcaccctgagattgtcctggattagtggagggggtgtgtgtgtgtaggtagaAGAAGGAACAcacaatttttctctctcttatctATACACACGATCATTCACTCACAGGCATCCTTCTATCCTCTCCTTctcactctcccttcccctcttgcCTTCCTTTTCATTCACTTATTagtcactcacccctccctctcaGTAACTCATCCCATCCTGCTCAGTCATtcaccccttcctcccttccctcccctctgtcactcaccaccctccctgccccctcagTGACTCACCACCCTcaccccatccctctcccccattcccatccctcactcttatcccctttttttccttttgcttccctcatatcccttcccttccttctttcaCAACCCTTCATATgatgcacctcctctcctctaccctccGTGTGGTCctcatcttcttcttcctcctgttGGCCAGTTGCAGAAAGCCTGCTGGCAGGCAGCAGGTCCTCATGTGTCCCACTCTAGGCATCTAGTACCTAGCccccctttctctcacatacgTATGCTCACACAAACGCTCCCTATCATACACACAGGCACgtgccctctctctcatatgcacgggctctcatacacacgcacataccctctctctcatacgcatgggctctcatacacatgcacgtaccctctctctcatatgcatgggctctcatacacacgcatgctccctctctttcataaacCAGTCTCCCACACAAatgcactctccctctctcatacacaaacacatgctccctTTATCTCTTATGCATATGCTCACAGaaacgctccctctctctctcacatgcacatgctctcacacacatacacacaagctccctctctttcatacacacactaacactccctttctctctcacccggGTCCTCTCTGTCATGGAAcgtaagggggaagggggagaactGAGGCCTTTTCTTGATTTCAGCGGGTTGTGGTGTGCCGGCAGCCCAACAGATCTCTTCTTTGGCCTCTGCAAGATGGGATCCACTGTGGCCTTGATGGACCACTCCTTCTTCACAGCCCAGTAGCTGCCGGAGACCCTATGTACACAGGCTATGGATGCCCCTGCTCTGTCTTCTGAGGCACGTGGTCCGATGCAACGCCACTCTTCCATTTTCCTTTCACTTGGGGCCGAAGGTGACATTTTAGTTCCCAGTTATGCActgaattatataaaaataaatacaaataaaggcCCCCCCTTGGCCTGCTGCCCCCCTCGGTATACCaatgatttgtatttatttacctTTCTGTGCAGTAATACCGTCTATTTCTCAATGATGCGATTGAGCAGCCCTGGCAGGCCTGGCAGGCCTGGGCTTTGGTGGCAGTGTAATATGTGCAGGTCGGATGCAGccgagcagggcaggagcaagccTGAAAGCGAGACGGAACAGGAGCTGCGCTGCTTTGCTTGTCCGGGAAGTGGATGGTTGCAGGCAGCCAGCAGTGGCAGGGCCAGGCCAGCTGCAGGAGCCTCCAGCAGCAGAAGCTGCTTTGCTCGGGAGACAAGTCGAGGCTCGATGAGGCGGACATGGCCGGGCAGCAGGGCTGGGGAGGAGCGGCGGGAGTTCATtcgtgccagaggatgtggttagtgcagttagtatagctgtgtttaaaaaaggattggataagttcttggaggagaagtccattacctgctattaagttcacttagagaatagccactgccattagcaatggttatggaatagacttagtttttgggtacttgccaggttcttatggcctggattggccactgttggaaacaggatgctgggcttgatggacccttggtctgacccagtatggcattttcttatgttcttatgttcttatgtgctggtGTGAGCCACTGAGCACAGACTGCTGTGCAGACACGGCTTCCCACCATGCTCGGTGGGGACACTTGAGGCTTAGATGAAAAGTGTTAACAGCCGGgcagcagggctgggggagggaggagtggcaggAGCTATTTGAACTTGTACcttgtcaggccgatacagtacaatgcgctccggtggagcgtaCTGTTAATcggcactgttaaccggcatttggacgtgaGTTTTCGACGCaccagctttaccccttattcagtaaggggtaataacacgtcgaaaactcgcgtccaacccccccgagactaatagcgcccgcaacatgcaaatgcatgttgatggccctattagtcattcccacacgatacagtaagtaaaatgtgcagccaagccacacattttactttaagaaattagcgcctacccaaagataggcgttaatttttgccagcgccagggaagtgcacagaaaagtcagaggtcccaaaagttaaaaaaagtaaaaaattaaaataaaaaaaaattaaaatcagcccgcagctcgtgggttgaaaaccggacgctcaattttgccggcgtccggtttctgaacccgtggctgtcagtgggctcgagaaccgacgtcggcaaaattgagcggcggctgtcaaacccactgacagccgccgctcctgtccaaaaagaggcgctagggatgcgctagtgtccctagcgcctctttttactgcctggcctaatttaaatattttggtttactgaatcgcTCGCCCTCTCTCCCGCGaaccttactgtatcggcttgtgTGTGAGCAACTGAGCACAAAGTCATGTGTGGAAGTGGAAGGTCACCAATGGCGAAGATTTTACTCTGTGCGTCCAGGTGTTCGGATGTTTCATAACTgagagttggcaaccctatttgaTGATAGTGTTTCAACGTTAGTGGCATAAACTTCCATAGTAAGCCCTCTGGGTCAGAGAAAATCCCTACAGCACCTGACTGCAATGCACTTTGAGCTctcaattaaatacataaatatatgttATGCCTTGTTTGCTGTGCTGTCTTGTTTTATGCAATGCATTCATGTTATATTGGTATTTTGTAAGACGCTCCAGCCAGTTTTCTAATGGGAGCCCAATAAatgcaaacaaataattaaaaacaaatgtttttcccCCCACGTATTGGGCAGGGATGATTttctgaaaaacaagaaaaaatacaaGGTGTGGAGTTGATGAgtgctgggatagtaggaggagaggagaaaagcctGTTCTGATCCCCTCTCTgtttctccttcccacccccacctGCCTTCCCCAGTAGCTGAGTGGTGCAGGCCACTCTCCTCACTTCAGTGGCACCAGGGGGCCCTCTCTCTTCACTTTGGCCGCTGGtaggatgagctctcctcactGCCAAACACCGATGGTGCCGCAGGCTCTCCACGACCGCCTTCCTTGTTTCCGCACACTGCCAAGGACTCTCCGCTTTGGCAGCCGGCGGGATGAGCTCCATCGGCTGCTCCATCCCTGCATCATTCTCCAGCATCTTTAGAACTGGCAGCAGGTACATTCTGGCTACTGATATCTTGAGATCAGAGGTCAGGAGGTGCCAGCCCGCTAGGTATGAAAAATCTCGCAGTACATTAGGTGTGAGGCACCTGTAGATTTTCCCAGCTCCTGcaacattaaaaaatgtttccaggtaCGGTGACTGACTGCCTGATTTTTGACTGGACAGCCCggttttgcagcctgttgtacAGTGGCCAATAGGTGGTGGCAGCACTCCAGTCACCTGCCTGTTTTTGGGGCTCGgtttgactctcctcctcctcctcctcctctgcctctccctcagCTGTGtggcacttaagaacataagaaatttccatgctgagtcagaccgagggtccatcaagcccagcatcctgtttccaacagaggccaaaccaggccacaagaacctggcaattacccaaacattaagaagatcccatgctactgatgcaattaatagcagtggctattccctaagtaaacttgattaatagccgttaatggacttctcctccaagaacttatccaaaccttttttgaacccaactacactaactgcactaaccacatcctctggcaacaaattccagagctttattgtgcgttgagtgaaataattttctcctattagtcttaaatgtgctacttgctaacttcatggaatgccccctagtccttctattgttcgaaagtgtaaataactgagtcacatctactcgttcaagccctctcatgatttttaaagacttctatcatatcccccctcagccgtctcttctccaagctgaacagccctaacctcttcagcctttcctcataggggagctgttccattccccttatcattttgattgcccttctctgtaccttctccatcgcaactatatctgtttttagatgcggcaaccactattgtacacagtattcaaggtgtggtctcaccatggagcgatatagaggcattaggacatGTTCGACACTTGTTGCTGCTTCACGCTGTCCTCCTGGGAgtcgcagaggaagaggagagtcgaactgagccccaaagacaggcaggaAGAATCTGCCTAGGAAAAAACATCTACACTctatttaaaagggaaaaaagggggaggtggCTGCAGCCGGCCACCCCCCAAGCCCCCAGCCCCCCAAGTGTCTGGTCCCGCTCCATGGAAAAGCTGGCAACCCTAGTTCTGTGTAAGAGACTTGGTAAAACCCaacagaaaatcaccactggtgCTGTACAAGTCAAAGAAAAGTGGGTATCTCTTACCATTGTGAGGGGTGGTCTGTGGTGCTAGAGGTTAGGACCTCCCCTACAATGCCCTGTTGGATGTGTTCTGCTGTATTAATCTTCTCTACATGGGAGATGTACACCAGCCAGCAAGGGTTCAGTTAATCCATACGAGCAGGGGTTCTTAACCCAGtgcttgggacacacctagccagtcagattttcaggatatccataatgaatatgcatgagatggatttgcctGCAGGAGCTGTCAGAGAAAGATGGGTTTCATGGTCTGTGCTTCACATGCATCTAACTCAAGAGAGACACCTCGCTTCAGTATGGTGCCTCTAGAGCTGTACCAACTAACCACTGCACAAGTATGAATGGAAATCAGTTTATcgctgaaataaagaaaaaaagcaggaggcaaccctttttattttttcattgttgcatgtTTATTGTACATCTATAGGTATCTACAGTGTAAATCAACAGGAAAGTTGTCTGTATGGAGATTACTCTTGCCTTTCTGACATTCATTTTTTTACATCTTAAATATCAACCTACAGATGGAATGATTCACTTTAACATTTTGGAAATGTCAATGAAAGCTCAAACTTGCATGAAGTATTGGGAAATGCATCTATGTGGTCCCAACGCAGAGGCGCTATGCAGAGGGCGGCGAGGATCATCAGCTGGACAGGTAGCTAGGATAGTTCGACAGGGCTTTAACACAATTTATCCTGCTTGGTTTAATCATTATAACAGATGACAGGCAAGGGTTAGCGTCATCACACACTCCCTGCCAGTAAATGCCACGGTCACTATTTAGGACGGCAGAACGACACCTGTCGTACCACCATCCACCCTGATTATCAGCAGCACAGTTGTATTTATATCTGTCGTTATCCCGGTCATAAGTGGAAAAGTTCATGTTATCATGGATGCCAGTCTCGTTCATGACAGTGAGAGCATCATTCGTGTTGCCCAGATGGGCTCCTAACCTCAGAGCATAGCCAGCGCCCTCACTATCCACCTTGAAGCTATAGTAGTCAGCATGATGACTATGCCCCTTAGAGTCGTTAAGTGAAAACCTGACAGTAAAGGAATTATGCCGGGTCAGCAGGTGAATGTATTCATTGCCAAGCCAATGACTGTGCTTCAGGCTGCCAAACCCAACTTTATAATCAGCCCAGGATCGGGACCAGATTACTTCCTCGTGCCGGAAGCCCTGCTGCAGGACTGTCCAGCCTCCATCTTTCAGAAAAAGGCAGCTGACCACCATCAGGGGCCCGTCCTTGGGTCGGATGACATAGAGTCCGTTTTGCCTTCTCCCACGCAGGTAGGCAGCCTGGCAATCTTTTGCAAAGTACTCTGGAAAATCAAGGGAAAGAATAtgtattgatgacatttttacaGGCAGTGTCATCTGTGCAAGGAGGTTACTGAGTGACACAGGAATGTTTCAGATTCAATAGTTAAAAAATACATGTTGTTATTCATAATGTTAATCTGTTAGGTGTCTGTAAAGCGATTGCTAAgtttttgttatctgtaaaccgaggtgatgtgcttcacgtgccccggtatataaaaacttttaaataataataataataataataataataataataataatggcttTCATTCGAACAGAATCCAAATTCATGTCACATCTAGGTGTAGTCACCCCTGGGATGGAAGCACCTGACCGTGGATCTTCTAAATGGGGGGAAGAGATTTTCCTGTTAGTATTACTCAGTTATAGCTGGGTGCATGGACCGAGGCACAAAGAGTGACTTGTCCAATTTCAGTGCATTCTGTTTTCTGAAAGATTAAGGAACTAAGGGTCCCACACCTCGAGAAAGAGGGGCATAGAAAGCCCTCCGGAGCGAGTCCACGCTCCGCGCATTCTGCGACGGAAGTGCCCTCCCCGAGCGCGTGCAGCAGGAGAACAGCGCTCCTCGCCACAGCATGGGAGAAACCCCGCTCCCTCTCTGCTGATAGGCTGAGCCCGTGCACGTCTGACCCGAAGAGGGCCTGCGAGAGCACTTGgactacaggacccgatcccaggGAGCAAATAAGCACCTGTCAGCTAAGTCATTCTGACCACTTTAGGACAGAGCTCTTATTACCTAACATTAGACACCACAGGAGACCATTTCAGCTttgccatttatttttattaattgcaATAACTCCTGAACTACTGCCGTCCTAACAGCGTTTCTGCATCCTTTCAAAGCAAAGCTTCTGACAAGCAGTGAAAGTGACGACAGGCTGCAGGCTGAGCCGGAAGACAGGCCCCAGAGAGACAAGCCAGAAAGCATGCAGAAGGGCTTCTCTTTTTCCCCCGAGGAAGGGCGCACACTCTAGCTCTATTTAGTAAGTACTCGGAGAGGGATGTAATGCAGACGTTTGTGGCATGTGGGAGTTTGCGTGGGCTTAAAAGTGCACGCGCACATTGTCAGCGAGGTTCCCTACTGAAAACTAACCTGGTGGGGCTTGGAGAGCCGAgctgcaaaactggagaaacGGGATTCGTTCTTTTGAGCCCCCTGAGCAAGTCACTTAACCTTCCTGTGCTCAAACTCAAGCCCTATAAGCATGAGCCTCCCCCACCGATGGCTCTATGTATGCAGTAAATATTCATAAATACTAGTAAATGAGTCCGTTCTAAGACCTGTCCCCTCTTGCCATGCAGTCCACCTTGTCCTGTATGTACTGGGATTTTCTGCCCAGTTAGGGGCAATTATGTCACCCGAGAACTGCCCCGTGCTAGTTAAAAGTCCTTAATACCCATTGCAATGCTTTCTCACGCCATCATTTTATGATAAAGTAGGGAGTTCCTCCACCTTCCAACATATTTTTTATTATAGTATTAAACATTCAGTAAGATGgggtttgctgttttgttttctcGTTTTCAGCTGCCTTAGACGTTTGTGTAATATTAACAGGAGTCCCCTCATGACAGATAAGTTGTGCTCATTCCTCATCAAGGGTTAGGGGCAACCTCTGGAAAATTCTTTCTTTCCTGAGGGccacttaaccccccccccctcccccccctaggCAGAGAGAGTAA
This genomic interval carries:
- the LOC115093186 gene encoding fibrinogen-like protein 1-like protein → MLWRGALFSCCTRSGRALPSQNARSVDSLRRAFYAPLSREYFAKDCQAAYLRGRRQNGLYVIRPKDGPLMVVSCLFLKDGGWTVLQQGFRHEEVIWSRSWADYKVGFGSLKHSHWLGNEYIHLLTRHNSFTVRFSLNDSKGHSHHADYYSFKVDSEGAGYALRLGAHLGNTNDALTVMNETGIHDNMNFSTYDRDNDRYKYNCAADNQGGWWYDRCRSAVLNSDRGIYWQGVCDDANPCLSSVIMIKPSRINCVKALSNYPSYLSS